From the Mangifera indica cultivar Alphonso chromosome 10, CATAS_Mindica_2.1, whole genome shotgun sequence genome, one window contains:
- the LOC123227024 gene encoding LOW QUALITY PROTEIN: casparian strip membrane protein 1 (The sequence of the model RefSeq protein was modified relative to this genomic sequence to represent the inferred CDS: inserted 1 base in 1 codon; substituted 1 base at 1 genomic stop codon), producing MRSDSTTIDAPESNAVAKGKAPLMPASKSXKSSYLKGLAIFDFLXRIGAIVTTLAAAAAMGTSDETLPFFTQFFQFQASYDDLPTFMFFVITMAIVGGYLGLSLPFSVVTIVRPSATGPRLLLIILDTEDFQFYLLMALTLTTAGGSAAAAIVYLAHNGNANTNWLAICQQFGDFCQKVSGAVVASFIAVVLFVVMVVLSALALRGH from the exons ATGAGGAGTGATTCAACTACCATTGATGCCCCTGAATCAAATGCTGTTGCCAAAGGAAAAGCGCCTCTTATGCCGGCTTCAAAGT GAAAAAGTTCATATCTGAAGGGCTTAGCAATATTTGACTTCCTTTAGAGGATAGGTGCCATTGTGACAACTCTAGCTGCAGCTGCCGCTATGGGAACTAGTGATGAAACTCTCCCTTTCTTCACTCAGTTCTTTCAGTTTCAAGCTAGTTATGATGATCTTCCCACCTTTAT GTTTTTTGTGATTACAATGGCAATAGTGGGTGGCTACCTAGGCCTTTCCCTTCCCTTCTCCGTTGTGACCATTGTTCGCCCTAGCGCAACAGGACCAAGACTCCTCTTAATCATTCTGGATACA gaagattttcaattttatttgctGATGGCACTAACTCTAACTACAGCTGGGGGTTCAGCTGCTGCTGCCATAGTTTACTTGGCACACAATGGCAATGCAAACACAAATTGGCTAGCTATTTGTCAGCAATTTGGTGATTTCTGCCAGAAAGTCAGTGGGGCTGTGGTAGCATCTTTCATTGCTGTTGTGCTCTTTGTGGTGATGGTGGTGCTGTCAGCTTTGGCTCTCCGAGggcattaa